In Rattus norvegicus strain BN/NHsdMcwi chromosome 1, GRCr8, whole genome shotgun sequence, a genomic segment contains:
- the Aspdh gene encoding aspartate dehydrogenase domain-containing protein yields the protein MDASMVPRVPHKVGVVGYGRLGQSLVSRLLAQGSELGLELVFVWNRDPGRMAGSVPPALQLEDLTTLEERHPDLVVEVAHPKIIHESGVQILRHANLLVGSPSALADQTTERQLLEASNHWGHTVFVARGALWGCEDISRLDAAGGLQSLRVTMATHPDGFRLEGPLAAAHSSGPRTVLYEGPVRGLCPLAPRNSNTMAAAALAAPSLGFDRVIGVLVADLSLTDMHVVDVELTGPPGPTGRSFAVHTHRENPAQPGAVTGSATVTAFWHSLLGCCQLPSRPGIRLC from the exons ATGGACGCTAGTATGGTCCCTCGAGTTCCTCACAAGGTGGGGGTGGTGGGCTATGGCCGCCTCG GACAGTCCCTTGTGTCCCGCCTTCTGGCTCAGGGATCAGAACTGGGCCTAGAACTTGTTTTTGTGTGGAACCGTGACCCTGGACGAATGGCAGGGAGTGTGCCCCCTGCCCTGCAGCTCGAAGACCTCACTACACTTGAGGAAAG GCACCCTGACCTTGTGGTAGAAGTGGCCCATCCAAAAATAATCCATGAATCTGGGGTACAAATCCTCCGTCATGCAAACCTTCTG GTGGGATCCCCCTCAGCTCTCGCTGACCAGACCACAGAGCGGCAGCTCCTGGAGGCTTCAAACCACTGGGGCCACACGGTGTTTGTGGCCCGAGGGGCCCTGTGGGGTTGTGAAGACATCAGCAGATTGGATGCAGCCGGAGGCCTCCAG AGCCTTCGAGTCACCATGGCCACACATCCTGATGGCTTCCGGCTGGAGGGACCCCTGGCTGCCGCACATAGTAGTGGGCCCCGCACAGTGCTCTATGAGGGCCCTGTGCGTGGGCTCTGCCCCTTGGCCCCCCGAAACTCCAACACCATGGCAGCCGCTGCCCTGGCCGCTCCCAGTCTAGGCTTTGATCGTGTCATTGGGGTGCTTGTGGCTGACCTTAG CCTCACCGACATGCATGTGGTGGATGTGGAGCTGACAGGCCCCCCAGGGCCCACAGGCCGCAGCTTTGCCGTGCACACCCACAGAGAGAACCCAGCCCAGCCTGGCGCTGTCACTGGCTCCGCTACTGTTACAGCCTTCTGGCACAGCTTACTGG GCTGCTGTCAGCTTCCCTCCAGACCTGGGATCCGCCTCTGCTGA